In one window of Streptomyces sp. NBC_01224 DNA:
- a CDS encoding bifunctional glycosyltransferase/CDP-glycerol:glycerophosphate glycerophosphotransferase, whose product MLLSVVVPVHRVQGYLRASLDSVLGQGPGGWELLVVDDGSRDGSAEIAAEFAARDPRVRVITLDEHRGAGPARNAGAAEARGRYLLFLDGDDLLRPGALEAITGRLTASEPDVLLLGHDRIDWWGDVSSPAPVIPSPASVAEDFSTAVPHLFRRAFWTAHGLHFTDGPYEDVLPVHRATLLASDAGTLDTLDRICVRHRIRRSGTFATTPGRHHFAILDAYEQLLAETGHDPRIRAARTHHLRAVLADPGRTAPEDRAAFHRAAALPGNYAVHRARETVRTGRTRIRAALRHRKKTLRARVMRAAYRTDLLRPLDPDLAVYGAYWNRGVACNPAAIHAKALELAPHIRGVWAVSSRHRDRMPPGIPYVIEGSRAYWRAMATATYLINNSSFPGGFTKRPGQRYLQTHHGTPLKTMGLDQRAYPALTNGISFEKIVAHADQWDFSLSANPHTTEIWDRVYPSGYEHLNLGYPRNDIFFTATPEQTAAIRQRLSLAPGRTVLLYAPTHRDYRKGFVPHLDLERLARELGPDYVVLVRAHYFYGRSAQLDSARVVDVTAYPSVEELCLVSDALITDYSSLMFDYACLDRPIISHAPDWAAYRASRGTYFDLLSGRPGDTPGAVATDEDELLELFRTGEWRSARTAELRAAFRGRFCPYDDGHAAERVVRRLFLSDGD is encoded by the coding sequence ATGCTCCTCAGTGTTGTCGTGCCCGTCCACCGCGTTCAGGGATATCTCAGGGCGAGCCTGGACTCCGTGCTGGGCCAGGGCCCCGGTGGATGGGAGCTTCTCGTCGTCGACGACGGGTCGAGGGACGGCAGCGCCGAGATCGCCGCCGAATTCGCGGCGCGCGACCCGAGGGTCAGGGTGATCACCCTCGACGAGCATCGCGGGGCGGGTCCGGCCCGCAACGCCGGGGCGGCAGAGGCACGGGGGCGGTATCTCCTCTTCCTCGACGGCGACGACCTGCTGCGACCGGGCGCCCTGGAAGCGATCACCGGCCGGCTGACCGCGAGCGAACCGGACGTGCTCCTCCTCGGACACGACCGCATCGACTGGTGGGGGGACGTCTCGTCCCCGGCACCCGTCATCCCGTCCCCGGCATCCGTTGCCGAGGACTTCTCCACCGCCGTCCCGCACCTCTTCCGCCGCGCCTTCTGGACCGCGCACGGTCTCCACTTCACCGACGGCCCCTATGAGGACGTCCTCCCCGTCCACCGCGCCACCCTCCTCGCCTCCGACGCCGGCACACTCGACACCCTCGACCGGATCTGTGTCCGCCACCGCATCCGCCGCTCCGGCACCTTCGCCACCACCCCGGGACGCCACCACTTCGCGATTCTCGACGCATACGAACAGCTGCTCGCCGAGACGGGCCACGACCCACGGATCCGGGCGGCGCGCACCCACCACCTGCGCGCCGTCCTCGCCGACCCCGGCCGGACCGCCCCCGAGGACCGCGCCGCCTTCCACCGCGCCGCAGCCCTCCCCGGCAACTACGCCGTCCACCGCGCCCGGGAAACCGTCCGCACCGGTCGCACCCGCATCCGGGCCGCCCTGCGCCACCGCAAGAAGACGCTCCGGGCCCGCGTCATGCGCGCCGCCTACCGAACGGATCTGCTCCGCCCCCTGGACCCCGACCTCGCGGTGTACGGGGCCTATTGGAACCGGGGAGTCGCCTGCAACCCGGCCGCGATCCACGCCAAGGCCCTCGAACTCGCCCCGCACATCCGGGGCGTCTGGGCCGTCTCCTCCCGTCACCGCGACCGCATGCCGCCCGGCATCCCGTACGTCATTGAGGGCTCCCGCGCCTACTGGCGGGCGATGGCCACCGCCACGTACCTGATCAACAACTCCAGCTTCCCCGGCGGCTTCACCAAACGCCCCGGCCAGCGCTATCTCCAGACCCACCACGGCACCCCGCTGAAGACCATGGGCCTGGACCAGCGCGCCTACCCGGCCCTCACCAACGGCATCAGCTTCGAGAAGATCGTCGCCCACGCCGACCAGTGGGACTTCTCCCTCTCCGCCAACCCGCACACCACCGAGATCTGGGACCGGGTCTACCCGTCCGGCTACGAGCATCTGAACCTCGGCTACCCGCGCAACGACATCTTCTTCACCGCCACCCCCGAGCAGACCGCCGCGATCCGGCAGCGACTCTCCCTCGCCCCGGGCCGGACGGTGCTGCTGTACGCGCCCACCCATCGCGACTACCGCAAGGGCTTCGTCCCCCACCTCGACCTGGAACGACTCGCCCGCGAACTCGGACCGGACTACGTCGTGCTGGTCCGGGCGCACTACTTCTACGGCCGCTCGGCGCAGCTGGACAGCGCCCGGGTGGTGGACGTGACGGCATATCCGTCCGTCGAGGAACTCTGCCTGGTCTCCGACGCGTTGATCACCGACTACTCGTCACTGATGTTCGACTACGCCTGCCTGGACCGCCCGATCATCAGCCACGCCCCGGACTGGGCCGCCTACCGGGCCTCGCGCGGCACCTACTTCGATCTGCTGTCCGGACGCCCCGGCGACACCCCGGGCGCGGTCGCCACCGACGAGGATGAGCTGCTGGAACTGTTCAGGACGGGCGAGTGGCGCTCGGCGCGGACGGCGGAGCTGCGGGCGGCGTTCCGGGGGCGTTTTTGCCCGTACGACGACGGACACGCGGCCGAGCGCGTGGTGCGGCGGCTGTTCCTGAGCGACGGCGACTGA
- a CDS encoding TetR/AcrR family transcriptional regulator, whose product MTTDPGTRRRVPAGAAVLREDVTDAIRSAVFEELAAVGFARMSIEGIARRAGVGKTAVYRRWKSKLALVLDLVSAVAVQGMPAPATGSLYGDVRAVLELASYALRHPVASQVIPDLLVEAARSPEISETIKAALLDPHQGIAAVVVRDAVARGELPEDSDPDRALDLIVGPLYWRLAVVRTPLPKGYLDDLAASAVAALKNRAG is encoded by the coding sequence ATGACCACCGACCCGGGAACCCGCCGCCGTGTCCCCGCCGGAGCCGCTGTGCTGCGCGAGGACGTCACCGATGCGATTCGCAGCGCCGTCTTCGAGGAGCTGGCCGCGGTGGGCTTCGCCCGGATGTCGATCGAGGGCATCGCCCGGCGCGCGGGCGTCGGCAAGACCGCCGTCTACCGCCGCTGGAAGTCCAAGCTGGCCCTGGTCCTCGACCTGGTCTCCGCCGTCGCGGTCCAGGGCATGCCGGCTCCGGCGACCGGTTCGCTGTACGGGGATGTCCGCGCCGTACTGGAACTCGCCTCCTACGCCCTGCGCCACCCCGTCGCCTCGCAGGTCATCCCGGACCTGCTGGTCGAGGCGGCCCGCAGTCCGGAGATCTCGGAGACGATCAAGGCCGCCCTGCTGGACCCGCATCAGGGCATCGCCGCCGTCGTCGTACGCGACGCCGTGGCGCGCGGCGAGCTGCCCGAGGACAGTGACCCGGACCGTGCGCTCGACCTGATCGTCGGCCCGCTCTACTGGCGGCTCGCCGTCGTCCGCACTCCGCTGCCCAAGGGCTACCTCGACGACCTGGCGGCATCCGCCGTCGCCGCACTCAAGAACCGAGCCGGGTAG
- a CDS encoding bifunctional glycosyltransferase/CDP-glycerol:glycerophosphate glycerophosphotransferase — protein MKPRLSVVVPVHNVEDYLEDCLRSVAEQSVSDIEVVLVDDGSTDGSTAVARTFAARDRRFHYVRQPNAGLSAARNTGVRHTTADVPYLAFVDSDDIVVHDAYERMLASLESTGSDLATGNVWRLNEQGRQQAWQYRWLTTTRARTHISRDPRLIADRVAWNKVFRRSFWDRHAFAFPEGKLYEDTPVMIPAHFLAGSVDVLHKHVYYWRVREGSITRRRTDVKGLRDRISACEQVSAFLAGRGGVANGGARRRYDLSCLRDDFVYFLEGLAMGGPEYRDAFMADAGAFLDRMERMDGAARSGRAVAHELPVELRIKWQLVKERRLAELLAVLAFERANGAGTFTVGGVPGRRQAGFPGIPDSTRLARTDLPAVARLLEAQWGDDGKLLLRGYAYIRNLPAAAPRHSLKVGMVRATRGQHLRTVPVRNVPAPEATINSGQQMHSYDNAGFELTLDPRRLRPGSWLVGMMVAAHGTVRRVAVRAVEAGSVQPLVHDLGEGRRAVLDYLDGRLRLTLAQLPARCEDRRIGEELELTGRLYGGARPKALVLTCEGVADQEFGHPVECRADGRFAVRIPLTDLTGMAAAPQAPHRAPREVEPEPGGRWRARLVLADGSRVPLAAAPEAAPPVVADAMGELVLDLSGQPFVDGAAWTSDGALRVEGVTGAGTGVREEEGPTHLVLRHEALRETVTVPVTHEEPRAATYGEARAGAPEGAYEGYRFTAFLAPSVAAGLHEGRWDAYLGGRPVRVLTALTARLPLRRTGADSTAPAPGREFALDRRFGDRLTVQAGPVLAVAERGAYRRAELRGTHYPARRALPLRDAVLYTGGASPRAVHAELLRRGVESEHLWVTDGLHGHIPSATVPVIEHSAAWYEALARSRRIVTADQLPEWFERRPGQTVVQTWHGTPLGRFGTDLGGTLYADHHQLASLPRRAAQWSVLVSPSRHSTPLLRRALGYGGEVLEAGSPANDLLFSADRAKTAERVRRRLGIPDGRRVVLYAPTYRDQLAHPSGTGGERPRYRWDPALDLAALARSLGDGHTVLVRRHPQVTGSVPEGHGVRDVSAHPDTAELLLIADVLVTDYSGLMFDYAHTGRPMLFHAYDLEHYRDTVRGFCLDFETRAPGPLLVGTDEIAGILRDAGALTASAARHSEAYESFRRDFCDLDDGGAAARVADRLLAEG, from the coding sequence ATGAAGCCGCGCCTCAGTGTCGTCGTCCCGGTCCACAACGTCGAGGACTATCTGGAGGACTGCCTGCGGTCGGTGGCCGAACAGTCGGTCTCCGACATCGAGGTGGTCCTCGTCGACGACGGTTCGACGGACGGCAGCACGGCCGTCGCCAGAACGTTCGCCGCCCGCGACCGCCGCTTCCACTACGTCCGTCAGCCCAACGCGGGGCTGAGCGCGGCCCGCAACACCGGCGTGCGGCACACCACGGCCGACGTGCCGTATCTGGCGTTCGTCGACAGCGACGACATCGTCGTCCACGACGCCTACGAACGGATGCTGGCGTCACTGGAGTCGACCGGCTCCGACCTCGCGACCGGCAATGTGTGGCGGCTGAACGAGCAGGGACGGCAGCAGGCCTGGCAGTACCGCTGGCTGACCACCACCCGGGCCCGCACCCACATCAGCCGCGATCCGCGACTGATCGCCGACCGGGTCGCCTGGAACAAGGTGTTCCGGCGCTCCTTCTGGGACCGGCACGCCTTCGCCTTCCCGGAGGGGAAGCTCTATGAGGACACCCCGGTGATGATCCCCGCGCACTTCCTCGCGGGCTCGGTCGATGTGCTGCACAAGCATGTCTACTACTGGCGGGTGCGGGAGGGATCGATCACCCGGCGGCGTACGGATGTGAAGGGCCTACGGGACCGTATCTCGGCGTGCGAGCAGGTCAGCGCGTTCCTGGCGGGCCGGGGCGGGGTGGCGAACGGCGGTGCGCGGCGCCGCTACGACCTCTCGTGCCTGCGCGACGACTTCGTGTACTTCCTGGAGGGGCTCGCGATGGGCGGGCCCGAGTACCGGGACGCGTTCATGGCGGACGCGGGGGCATTCCTGGACCGGATGGAGCGGATGGACGGGGCGGCCAGGTCGGGCCGGGCAGTGGCCCATGAACTGCCGGTGGAGCTGCGGATCAAGTGGCAGCTGGTGAAGGAGCGCAGGCTTGCGGAGCTGCTGGCCGTGCTCGCCTTCGAACGGGCCAACGGCGCCGGAACGTTCACGGTCGGCGGCGTGCCGGGGCGGCGGCAGGCCGGTTTCCCCGGCATCCCGGACAGCACCCGCCTCGCCCGTACCGATCTCCCCGCCGTGGCACGGCTGCTGGAGGCTCAGTGGGGCGACGACGGGAAGCTGCTGCTGCGCGGTTACGCGTACATCCGCAATCTGCCGGCCGCGGCTCCGCGCCACTCGCTGAAGGTGGGCATGGTGCGCGCGACCCGCGGTCAGCATCTGCGGACGGTGCCGGTGCGGAACGTTCCCGCACCCGAGGCGACCATCAACTCCGGTCAGCAGATGCATAGTTATGACAACGCGGGTTTCGAGTTGACTCTCGACCCGCGTCGGCTGCGGCCCGGCAGCTGGCTGGTGGGCATGATGGTGGCCGCTCATGGCACGGTCCGCCGAGTGGCCGTACGGGCCGTGGAGGCGGGGTCCGTGCAACCGCTCGTCCACGACCTGGGCGAGGGACGGCGGGCGGTGCTCGACTACCTGGACGGGCGGCTGAGGCTGACCCTGGCGCAGTTGCCGGCCCGGTGCGAGGACCGTCGCATCGGCGAGGAGCTGGAGTTGACCGGCCGGCTGTACGGGGGCGCCCGGCCGAAGGCCCTGGTGCTGACCTGCGAAGGGGTGGCGGACCAGGAGTTCGGCCACCCGGTCGAGTGCCGGGCCGACGGCCGTTTCGCAGTACGGATTCCGCTCACCGACCTCACCGGGATGGCGGCCGCACCGCAGGCGCCGCACCGGGCGCCCCGCGAGGTCGAGCCGGAGCCCGGCGGGCGGTGGCGGGCGCGGCTGGTGCTGGCGGACGGGTCGAGGGTGCCGCTGGCCGCGGCCCCGGAGGCGGCGCCGCCGGTCGTGGCCGATGCGATGGGCGAGCTGGTGCTGGACCTGAGCGGGCAGCCGTTCGTGGACGGGGCGGCGTGGACGTCGGACGGTGCGCTGCGGGTGGAGGGGGTGACCGGCGCCGGAACGGGCGTACGGGAGGAGGAAGGCCCGACCCACCTCGTACTGCGGCACGAGGCACTGCGCGAGACGGTGACGGTCCCCGTCACGCATGAGGAGCCGCGCGCGGCAACGTACGGGGAAGCACGCGCAGGTGCGCCCGAAGGGGCTTACGAGGGCTACCGCTTCACCGCGTTCCTCGCGCCCTCGGTGGCCGCGGGGCTGCACGAGGGCCGCTGGGACGCGTATCTGGGCGGTCGGCCGGTCCGTGTGCTGACCGCACTCACCGCCCGTCTGCCGCTCCGGCGCACGGGGGCGGACTCCACGGCCCCCGCACCCGGCCGGGAGTTCGCCCTGGACCGCAGGTTCGGCGACCGGCTGACCGTGCAGGCCGGACCGGTACTCGCGGTCGCCGAGCGGGGCGCGTACCGCCGGGCCGAACTGCGCGGCACGCACTATCCGGCCCGGCGCGCACTGCCACTGCGGGACGCCGTCCTCTACACGGGCGGCGCCTCGCCGCGCGCCGTCCACGCCGAACTCCTGCGCCGGGGCGTGGAGTCGGAGCACCTCTGGGTCACCGACGGGCTCCACGGACACATCCCGTCCGCCACCGTCCCGGTCATCGAACACAGCGCCGCCTGGTACGAGGCGCTGGCGCGGTCCCGCCGGATCGTCACCGCCGACCAACTGCCCGAGTGGTTCGAGCGGCGGCCCGGCCAGACCGTCGTGCAGACCTGGCACGGCACACCGCTCGGTCGCTTCGGTACGGATCTGGGCGGCACCCTGTACGCCGACCACCACCAGCTCGCCTCGCTGCCGCGCCGGGCGGCCCAATGGTCCGTCCTGGTCTCCCCCAGCCGCCACTCCACCCCGCTGCTGCGCCGCGCTCTCGGCTACGGGGGCGAGGTCCTGGAGGCGGGGTCCCCCGCCAACGATCTACTCTTCTCGGCCGACCGGGCCAAGACCGCCGAGCGGGTTCGCCGCAGGCTCGGCATCCCGGACGGCCGCAGGGTCGTGCTGTACGCGCCGACCTACCGTGACCAGCTGGCCCACCCGTCCGGCACCGGTGGCGAGCGGCCCCGCTACCGCTGGGATCCGGCGCTCGACCTGGCAGCGCTGGCGCGGTCCCTCGGCGACGGCCACACCGTGCTGGTGCGGCGCCATCCACAGGTGACCGGGAGCGTGCCCGAGGGACACGGCGTACGCGATGTGTCGGCGCACCCGGACACCGCGGAGCTGCTGCTGATCGCCGATGTACTGGTCACGGACTATTCGGGGCTGATGTTCGACTACGCACACACGGGCCGTCCGATGCTCTTCCACGCCTACGACCTGGAGCACTACCGGGACACGGTGCGCGGTTTCTGTCTGGACTTCGAGACCCGGGCGCCGGGGCCGCTGCTCGTCGGCACGGACGAGATCGCCGGGATCCTGCGAGATGCCGGCGCCCTGACCGCATCGGCGGCCCGGCACTCGGAGGCGTACGAGAGTTTCCGCCGGGACTTCTGCGACCTGGACGACGGCGGGGCGGCGGCGCGGGTCGCGGACCGGCTGCTCGCCGAGGGGTAG
- a CDS encoding ABC transporter ATP-binding protein: MADNNERVPTVVVDDVHITYKVNGARTGKGSATSALSRIVSRRQTPGVREVHAVKGVSFAAYKGEAIGLIGSNGSGKSTLLKAIAGLLPATKGRVHTQGQPSLLGVNAALMSDLTGERNVVLGGLAMGMTRAEIHERYQGIVDFSGINEKGDFITLPMRTYSSGMGARLRFSIAAAKSHDVLLIDEALSTGDARFQRRSKERIIELRKEAGTVFLVSHSNKSITETCDRAIWLEAGTLRMDGPADEVVAEYEKFTGKK, from the coding sequence GTGGCTGACAACAACGAGCGGGTGCCGACCGTCGTCGTGGACGATGTGCACATCACGTACAAGGTCAATGGCGCCCGTACCGGAAAGGGCAGCGCCACCTCGGCGCTCAGCCGGATCGTCTCGCGCCGGCAGACCCCCGGGGTGCGCGAGGTGCACGCCGTGAAGGGGGTGAGCTTCGCCGCGTACAAGGGCGAGGCCATCGGCCTGATCGGTTCCAACGGTTCGGGGAAGTCGACGCTGCTGAAGGCGATCGCCGGTCTGCTGCCCGCGACGAAGGGCCGGGTGCACACCCAGGGCCAGCCCTCGCTGCTCGGGGTGAACGCGGCGCTGATGAGCGATCTGACCGGCGAGCGCAACGTCGTGCTCGGCGGCCTCGCGATGGGGATGACACGGGCCGAGATCCACGAGCGCTACCAGGGGATTGTGGACTTCTCCGGCATCAACGAGAAGGGCGACTTCATCACCCTGCCGATGCGGACCTACTCCTCCGGCATGGGCGCCCGGCTGCGCTTCTCGATCGCGGCCGCCAAGAGCCATGACGTCCTCCTGATCGACGAGGCGCTGTCCACCGGCGATGCCAGGTTCCAGCGGCGCAGCAAGGAACGGATCATCGAGCTGCGCAAGGAGGCCGGCACGGTCTTCCTGGTCAGCCACAGCAACAAGTCGATCACCGAGACCTGTGACCGGGCGATCTGGCTGGAGGCGGGAACGCTGCGGATGGACGGTCCGGCGGACGAGGTAGTGGCCGAGTACGAGAAGTTCACCGGCAAGAAGTAG
- a CDS encoding ABC transporter permease, whose product MVSQTTTPAAPADTPAGEPFPVYAPGELAALAARHGLTMSGARPTLGAYIRQLWGRRHFITAFATAKLTAQYSQAKLGQIWQIMTPLLNATVYYFIFGVLMNTKRNVEDFVPFLVTGVFIWTFTASSITAGTRAISGNLGLVRALHFPRASLPVALALQQLQQLLFSLAALVLILVGFGQFPKPSWLLAVPALFLQAVFNTGVSMVVARLAARTPDIAQLTPFILRTWMYASGVMWSVDTMLKGDRVPHYVMVMLECNPAAVFIDLMRFALIDSFGASHLPPHVWAIAAGWALVCGVGGFVYFWQAEERYGRG is encoded by the coding sequence GTGGTGAGCCAGACAACAACCCCAGCGGCCCCGGCCGACACCCCTGCCGGTGAGCCCTTCCCGGTGTACGCACCGGGCGAGCTTGCCGCGCTCGCCGCCCGGCACGGACTGACCATGAGCGGGGCCCGGCCCACGCTGGGCGCGTACATCCGGCAGCTGTGGGGGCGGCGGCACTTCATCACGGCGTTCGCCACCGCCAAGCTGACCGCGCAGTACAGCCAGGCGAAGCTCGGCCAGATCTGGCAGATCATGACGCCGCTGCTGAACGCGACGGTCTACTACTTCATCTTCGGCGTCCTGATGAACACCAAGCGCAACGTCGAGGACTTCGTGCCGTTCCTCGTCACCGGCGTCTTCATCTGGACCTTCACCGCCAGCTCGATCACCGCGGGGACCCGCGCGATCAGCGGCAACCTGGGCCTGGTCCGGGCCCTGCATTTCCCGCGCGCCTCGCTGCCGGTCGCGCTGGCCCTCCAGCAGCTCCAGCAACTGCTGTTCTCGCTGGCCGCCCTGGTGCTGATCCTGGTGGGGTTCGGGCAGTTCCCCAAGCCGTCCTGGCTACTGGCGGTTCCGGCGCTGTTCCTCCAGGCCGTGTTCAACACCGGTGTCTCCATGGTGGTGGCGCGGCTCGCCGCCCGGACGCCGGACATCGCCCAGCTGACGCCGTTCATCCTGCGCACCTGGATGTACGCCTCGGGCGTCATGTGGAGCGTCGACACGATGCTCAAGGGCGACCGGGTTCCGCACTATGTGATGGTGATGCTGGAGTGCAATCCGGCCGCCGTCTTCATCGACCTGATGCGGTTCGCGCTCATCGACAGCTTCGGCGCGTCCCATCTGCCGCCGCATGTGTGGGCGATCGCCGCGGGCTGGGCGCTCGTGTGCGGCGTGGGCGGATTCGTGTACTTCTGGCAGGCGGAGGAGCGGTACGGACGTGGCTGA